A stretch of DNA from Oreochromis aureus strain Israel breed Guangdong linkage group 23, ZZ_aureus, whole genome shotgun sequence:
GTCTGGGATCCTTGAACTGGACAGTCCTGTGCACATGTAAGTCATTATTTTTAGACATGAAAAATGATCAAGCAGCAGTATGAAAGTATGTGGTCTAGGAATGCCTTTGTTTTTTGAGTACTGATTAAAATTTAGCTTTTACATATTCTTCCTCAAAGAAGCAGATGAACATATTAAGTTTTTAATTCTCCCTTTTCATAGCAACTGCTTGCAGTACTCACACTTGCCACTGCTTCAAAGAGACTTAAAAACGGAGCAAACAGTTTGGAACACCCATGACATCCATAAAGCAACGCAATGCACCAGGTCCATTTGGGAAACCCGACCTTCTGTTTACCTCACCACCTCCTGGTATGTCATTTGAAagtctgtggggttttttgtcttttttttcttttaactttcattagtttacttttactttgataTAGCACtcttcacaggataaaaaccacaaagtggCTTCACAATTATGTAAAACAGACATAAAACAGCACAATCGAACATACAGAATAAATACAATCAAGGAAACGTAATGATGGAGGCAGAGCATTCCATGACCTGGGAGCCACCGTTCTGCAAGATCTATTGCCTCTGGTCTTCTGGTGGGACTACTAACAGCCATTGATTAGTCGATCACAGGCTGGGAGAGGGAGTGTGGGGTTCTATAAGATCAGAAATGTAGGCAGGAGCTTCACGATTCGGAGCTTTGAAAGTCAttactaaaattttaaaatgatttttctaaaATATACTGGAATCCAGTGTAATGAGCGTAAAACTGTTATaatgtgctttcttttttgtgtcttcCTAAGAAGCCTACTTCTAGTACAATAAGAGATTTCTGAATTTCTACTGTCAATACAAAAATGGCTTCATATTGGCACCTTTAACTAAAAATTAATCAAAATGTTTGAGTGATATTTCCATCTTTAAGTTTCTGCAATAACATCTGTAAACACTGACTGCTTATTATACAGGTTGTAGAACAGCTTTatgattattcatttatttttaacattcaaAGTGAACATCTTTTCAATATTGTCTTTCATTCGCAGGATATGGCAATGTGCTGCACATAGTTGACCCAGACCTTTTAGACTACGCCAAGCAATTAATCTGTGAGGTGGAAGAGCCTTCACTGGTAGCAAACCAGGAATTCAGAGACATGTGccaaaacattttagaaaacaGCCAATTTCCCTGCACACCTGATGGTTGCCTTGCTGCATACCTCATGCTAGTCCAAGAGCTCACAACTGCCATGAACAGAAATGCAGTTCCTACACCTTCTACGTTTGCAGAGGCAAATGACATATACATCTTTCTGAAGAGACAGAGGATGGAAGGTGCACCAGTAAACATTTCAATGACCAATAAAATCATACAACATTGTttgttaacatttatttatcctTGTTTACAATCAACAGGTAATTTGAAAACTGTCTGACCaacaaaatgtacaataaaatgttgaaaaacaATTGACAAGGTGCCATCTTTCATAAtgattcagtgtttcatttaCCACAACTTTTGTTAACCCTAATGTATAACATAATTAACATTGAAAGACTTTTGAACTGCAGACTGTAGCAACATTACCACTTGTAGCCATATCGGCTTGTAAGATCGAGGCCTGACTTGAGAAACTTAACAACATCAGATGCGGAAGGCCTTGAGTCTGGGTCATAGCTCACCAAACCAccaagaaaactgtgtttgtcaCTGAGATGTGATAGGGCATGTGGTGGGGTTTTGGTGGCCATTAGTGCAGccagttctttgttttttaacaatCCACGGAGCGGACCACGTCAGGATCTCCAGATACGTGGCTCCGAGGGACCACATGTCTGTCTGGAACGAGGCCTCTTCAAACATCAGTATGCATTCAGGAGCCATGTAAAGATATGTGCCACCAGCTGGACCAATAGCCTGGGCAGTGAACTTACTCCCTTGACGAAGCATCACAGTGTCTCTTATGTTTGCCATGCCCCAGTCTGTCAGGACTGCCTTCTTAGAAGGGTGGTGAACCTATAAGGTATACATATGAGAACTTACCAGGTTGTCTAAAATCTCACAAATGTTATCAAAACTGGCATTCCAAAGACCACACCtcataattggaaaaaaaaaaaccctcaaagctTTTAGCACCCAGATCACCCAATCACTGCAGATTTATTCTGAGATTGTTTATTATACTTAACATTAAAATTAACAGATTGGATAATGATCAAACACTGTTTTATAgtcctgtgctttttttttttatccccatTCCACTTAAGAAAGTGGTACAGACTAATAGAATAATAGAAAAATTCAGTTTGTAAAGCCTAAAGTTATTACAACATGTTTGGGAATTTTGTAGGTGTGCAACAACCAACATATTAAAGAAACAATGTAAGGCTTCTTACTTTAAATGAATATGCCAGAACAGTTCCTCATTGTTGAAATGTAGTGTTTAATAGACTGAAGAgaataaagttaaataaataatatactatttttatttagatcttcaaaaacaaagtaaagaaaaagaaaaattcagtATGGCTTACCATGACATTTGCTGGCTTTATATCCTGGTGAATGATGTGCATGGATGTACTCTACTGCCATGGATAAGTCCAGTGATATGAAACCGGCATCATCCCCTTCAAGCTATCAAGACAATATATAATGTTAATAAAACAATGCATAGCCAGGTGTGACAATCTAACATGTCTACCACTGGAAATGTATTACTTCAAATAGGATTAGTATTCAAATGCAATTGCAATttcaattaaagctgcaagcagcgttatgagggccctcgcaccccatcGTGTCGAGCCACGCCcgacacctaaaaccagcacatccgatctgatgtcacattgatggaattcatgcatttaaccaccagccaacatttcatctcattcaataataataataataataataataataataataagaagaagaagaagaagaagaagaagaagaagaagaaacggagcagatacaatagggccttcgcactctcagtgctcgggccctaataaattACAATGGGACCTAAGACCAACAAAGTCAATGTTTGGAAGTGACCATCAAAAATCCCTGATTGCAGTCCTCTTGTGAAACTGTAAGCAGAGgtgaatggtgtgtgtgtgagcaaggTGGCCAACAAATCTGACTCAGTTACACCAGTCCTGTCTGGAGGACTGGACCAAAATCCCTGAAAAATATTGTAAGAATATTGTAGAAGAAAACCTAAAATGTCTGAACTCATCCAAGTAAAAAAAAGCAATTCTACCAAAATAGTAAAGAAGCTTATTATTAAAAAGTTAAGATTATTATGTTACTAAGTTCATACTTTTATGGCATTTGGaaattaaagatcatttttgTCATTCTAAATGGTTGAAAacatgagagagaaaaaattaaTCAGTCTTTTTATATGTTGTACGCAAAGATGGTTTCAAGTACATATTTAAACAAATGCCAGCAATAAGAAGTTCTTTTTTAATATGATGGTATTaagattattcacaaaatgtattaaatataaaattatgagTATTGGTACCTTCACCAAGCAGCTGTCTCTGTGTGAAGCACTTGCTGCAGGGTTGCGCCATGAATGTATTCAGCTGCCAACAAAAAGCAGGACTGAGTGCGGGCAACTGCCATGAGTCTGACGATGTTGGGGTGAGACAGTCTCCTAATAACACAGAAACATGTCCGAATAAAAAACCAAAATAGAGGCATTACAGCTTGAGGAACAATcgattttgaaaataaaacaaaaaaaagtgtgtcAAAGTTCTTACAGTGAAACATTTATCTCATGATGAATGTCGCTGTCCTCCATCCCTTGTTGGCCACACATGATCCTTTTAACAGCTGCTGGAGTACCATGAAAAGAACCTCTATATACCTTGCCAAATGTCCCTTCTCCCAGTAGATTGTCCTCGCTGTATGTAATTAAAGCCTCTTCCACATATGGAACACGTGGAAGATACACTTGGggataaaaaacacaaagtaacatACATTAACATACAGCTACTGCTAAACATTCTTCTATTAACTGCTGGATCAGTAATATCTAGGTTTACTCCAGGAACTTGAGTACAAAATAGTGAAGAATGAAAACCTTTATTTACAATTTTGTCTGATGATATGATGTTAGCCCTAAATGGGAAATAATGCTTACATGATGGCGATTTTGGAGTTGTGTTGAAAGACTCTGCAAAATCTATCAAAAGCCCACTATTTCCAGCACCTTCAGATAGCTCTTCAGCTCCCTCCATAGCTTCTTTTGCCTCAATAACTGCATGTGGTAACATGTCTTGGCTCACTGCTCCACCTGGACCTAGAGATGACCCTACATTTTCCTCCTTCCTTTGCTTGGACTGGCTTTTCTTTCTGACTCTCCCTGTTTCAAATTCACCTGAGCTGGATGTTTCTGGATGGAAATCCTATGAACACATTCAGCCAAGATATACTTTTTGCAGGGTGCACTGTGAAAATATCCACATTTATGACAATGATAAGAAATTAATTGGTCTGTTCAAAAAGAAGCCATGGTTTTACCTGTTCTGCAACATTTTGTCCTATGAGGGTTTCAGGAAGTTCATCTGCAGAATAAGATGCATATTACAACTGTGCAATGACCAAGCATAGTAAACAAGTGTGTAAAGGTTGGAAATGTAATGCAAACAAAATAAGAAGTCAATTTTAATGATTTAGTTAGATGTCCAGGCATTCACCTAAACTGCAACTTTCATCACCACCCACTTCAGTTACAGGGTCTTCATCTGTAAAATAACACATTAATTGCAATATATCTGAATGCCCACCATAGTCCGTGTACCATGTTCAATCATAACATCAAAAATATTCAATTTGGTTTGGGCAGGCACACACCTGAGATGGAACTTTGATCATCCAAACACACGACCTCTGtacaaaaagtaaaattatttCATACCATACAAAATCGAGTGCTAGACAGTAGTTAATAGCAATATTGATCACTTTCTTACCCAGTTGTCTTCGCCCGATGTATAGTGTTCTTTTCCACAGATGTGTAATATCAGAAACAGTTCTGTATTCTTTGTGGAAATCCTCCTTACTCCACCTGGTCCCGTCAGAATGGCAAAGAGTGAACTCACTCCCCTCAGTACGCTCTGGCCAGAATCGTTCTTTGGCTATGGTAATTAAATCATCATAGGTTTCATGGCCTTGCAGGATGATTCGAGGTGGAGCTTCGTCCATTATTAACTTCTGGTACCGTCCACACTTTCTAAGAGTTCTTGGTTTCCACTCCATGGGAGCCATTCTGACCTAGCATCAAGGAGAAAAAGCAAAGTTTATGAAAAAATATGCCTTTTTAGAAAGttaatttttaatatattgctgATAGTCATACACATAGCTTCACTTTTTAACTAACCTTCAATAATGATTTGCCATGGTCCAAACGTTTATCATTCAATGGAAATTGCCTTTTCTTTACTTGAGGCTGTAGTAGTTTCTTGGCTTTACCAAAGGcctctgctgcacctgtaatgGATGAAGTTGAAAGTTAATCAAACTGATCTGCAGAAAGTTCTATATTACAACTGATCTTAAGGCAAAATAATTGGGGTTTTCTTACTGAGAAATTCATTGCCACTTGTTGAAGGAGTGTCATCTGCAATATAAATAGGGCAGTGATGTGAAACATGTGGTTTATAGAATTCTACTACAATCACAGACTACTGCACACTAATCTGCTTTCAAAATGTAATGCATCTATAAATAAAGTGGTTAGTCAATCATAACCTGCTAAGCatatcatgttatataaagGAGATTATTTTACATGTTGTTCAAAAGTATCAAAACCTACCTGATTTTTCTGCTGTCAGGAGCTTTTTTACGTTGTTATCAAAGCCTTTTTGGGTAATCTCACCTTCAAATAAAATTTTAGAAAGTAAGGAGTTATAGCTAGACTGTAGGAGCCAGATCCTACATGAGTATCTAACTTTTAAATTGCAATAAAgtcttttaattttttgagAAATCCAtcttttgtcagtttttttttttaaatagggcACTCCGACAATATCACAAAATAATAACTATATACTTCTTTTAACATGCATATTAATTAAGAGAAGTAAATAGGAATACCAAACAATGTTAAACCATTAAAGCACGATATTGTCAGGGTTCTTGGCAGTTAAAAAAGGAAATTGCAAGcattacaaaaacatttaataaagcGTTTGATTACCATTTTCAAGGTCTTTTTTCAGCTGCTCGTAGGCTTTCAGCTTGTCCATTTGCTGAAACGTATACAAAGCAATTACTAaacagtttaaatttaaatcacGTTTCACCACCACTGTCGCTAGCTAGAACGAATTGGCCAGACAAGAATAGTGCTGATTTGGTTTCGTACAAAACTAGATTTCCTTCTTTGATATGTAACTTTCACAACATAACCGCAACTTAATATCACACAACTGTGgcaaaaatatgaacaaaagggagaaaaagtTAAACTTACCTTGTGTTGTTAGGAGCCTGGACCGCGGTAAAACTCCGGTGAGGTCAATGACCTTGCGCTCTCCCACTGTCACACGTTGATGACGTATTTGGAAATCAATTCGAATGGGACATGACAACAGCGCCACCTGCAGGAAGATTTTCTGAGACATGACATTTTTCcgtctgagtctgagacctgacatttttccatgtgagtctgagacctgacaatttttcgtgtgagtctgatacctgacaatttttcgtgtgattctgatacctgacaatttttcgtgtgattctgagacctgacatttttccatgtgagtctgagacctgacaatttttcgtgtgagtctgatacctgacaatttttcgtgtgattctgagacctgacatttttccatgtgagtctgagacctgacaatttttcgtgtgagtctgatacctgacaatttttcgtgattctgagacctgacatttttccatgtgagtct
This window harbors:
- the LOC116328217 gene encoding uncharacterized protein LOC116328217 isoform X1, whose amino-acid sequence is MDKLKAYEQLKKDLENGEITQKGFDNNVKKLLTAEKSDDTPSTSGNEFLSAAEAFGKAKKLLQPQVKKRQFPLNDKRLDHGKSLLKVRMAPMEWKPRTLRKCGRYQKLIMDEAPPRIILQGHETYDDLITIAKERFWPERTEGSEFTLCHSDGTRWSKEDFHKEYRTVSDITHLWKRTLYIGRRQLEVVCLDDQSSISDEDPVTEVGGDESCSLDELPETLIGQNVAEQDFHPETSSSGEFETGRVRKKSQSKQRKEENVGSSLGPGGAVSQDMLPHAVIEAKEAMEGAEELSEGAGNSGLLIDFAESFNTTPKSPSLYLPRVPYVEEALITYSEDNLLGEGTFGKVYRGSFHGTPAAVKRIMCGQQGMEDSDIHHEINVSLRLSHPNIVRLMAVARTQSCFLLAAEYIHGATLQQVLHTETAAW
- the LOC116328217 gene encoding uncharacterized protein LOC116328217 isoform X2, giving the protein MDKLKAYEQLKKDLENGEITQKGFDNNVKKLLTAEKSDDTPSTSGNEFLSAAEAFGKAKKLLQPQVKKRQFPLNDKRLDHGKSLLKVRMAPMEWKPRTLRKCGRYQKLIMDEAPPRIILQGHETYDDLITIAKERFWPERTEGSEFTLCHSDGTRWSKEDFHKEYRTVSDITHLWKRTLYIGRRQLEVVCLDDQSSISDEDPVTEVGGDESCSLDELPETLIGQNVAEQCIFHVFHMWKRL